Part of the Paludisphaera borealis genome, CTCGCCGCCGAGCATGACGTGCTGGTCTCGGCCGGCCTGCTGGAAGACGCCGGAAACGTGCTCCACAATACCCAAGTCCTGGTCGATCGGACCGGGCTGCTCGGGCACTGGCGGAAGATGCACGTCCCGATGTACGAGACGCCGTTTTATAACGGCGGCGGCGCGCCCGACGTGGTCGAGACTCCGCTGGGTCGGATCGGCGCGAATATCTGCTTCGACGTCCTGATCCCCGAATCGACCCGCCTGCTCGCGGTCAAGAACGTCGAGATCGTCCTGTTCCCGTTCGCTTCCGACCCGCCCCCCGTGACGCCGCAGGGCTGGGCCGAGTGGGCGGGGACCGCGCTCAGGTCCAGGTGCGCGGAGAACGGCGTCTACGGCGTCGCTTGCAATTATGTCGGCGCGGTGACCTGTGCGTCCGTCAGCCAGTTCTTCCCCGGCGGTGGGATGGCCGTCGACCCTCGGGGCCGGATCTTCGGGGATTGGACCGCCTCCACCGGGGAGCCGGGCATGATGGTCGTCGACCTCTCGGCGGAGTTGCTCCGCCAGGCGAGGGCGGAGCCAGAATACCTCTACCGCTTCCGGCGCCCTGAACTGTACGGATCTCTCACCAGCACACGTTGAACGTACCGGGGTCACGGACGCCGCGCATGCCCGTCGTCGGCGTCCGGACCGGCTCACGCCTTGCGGTCGCGAATCCAGGAGAAGCTGGCGGCGGGCTCGGACTTGGACCGAGCTTCGAGTTCGGGGGCGAGATTCTCGTAGCGCTGGGGCTGGTTGCAGATGTAGTCTTGGGCCTTGGCGGCTTTGCCGGTGAGGGAAAGCGAGCCGATGTTCCAGGCCTTGTTCAAGTGGCTGATGATGCCCGCGTACTCGGTGGTGGTGTAGACGCCGGTGCGCTGGGTGACGTTCGAGTAGTGGTCGAACAGGTCGGGGTCGCGACCGTCTTCCATGCGGGCACCGGGCATCGAGATCAGGCGGCGGAGCATGTGGCGGTAGGCCAGCATCGCGTTCTCGGGGTCGCCCTTGAAGATCTCGCCTACGATCTTGGTGTAGAAGACTTCGTGGCGGGTCTCGTCGGCGGCGATCTTGCGGCAGATCTTGGCCAACGTCTCCTCGCCGGAGCGATCCACCAGCCGGGCGAGGTTGCCGTGGCTCAGGCGGGTGGCCCGCTCCTGGAACGAGGCGTAGATCAGCCCCGCGTAAGGGTTGCCTTCGTTGCCGGTCGTGAAGCCGTTGCGGATCAGGTGGTGGATCGTCGTCTCGACGCTGCGGATGTCGACGCGCCCGGTCAGTCGGAGATAGGCGTTGAGCAGGTCGCCGTGACGGTTCTCCTCGGCCGTCCAGCCGCGGAGCCAGCGGGCCCAGGGGGTGTCGGTGATCCCCGTCGGGTCTTTGGCGATCTGCTCGAGCGAGATCGAGTAGTTCGGCAGCGCTTCCTCGGTGATCATGTTGCCGACGAGCACGACCAAAAGGTCGTCGGGCACGCAGAGCGCCCCTTCGCGGAACGCCTTCAACTGGTCGTACCAGTCCTCGGCGGAGAAGTCGGGGAGGAAGTCGGTCGGCTGCCAGGCGGATTCGACCGGCGCGAGCAGAGCCAGATTCTCCTCAACCTGATCCTGAAGGCTTGCGACAATACTCATGGGCGGAGTCACCTGTAATTCTCGATCGGGAAGGCGAACGGAGACCGCGTAAGCGTCTATGTCTCGTTATGACGGGGAGTT contains:
- a CDS encoding carbon-nitrogen hydrolase family protein yields the protein MLNNVRVAAVAVDTQPGRVAENLEKISAWTGKAASAGAQLVLFQELSLSGFIPNHPTQNHDAWLREALQFGRETAERLDGRAVRQLSKLAAEHDVLVSAGLLEDAGNVLHNTQVLVDRTGLLGHWRKMHVPMYETPFYNGGGAPDVVETPLGRIGANICFDVLIPESTRLLAVKNVEIVLFPFASDPPPVTPQGWAEWAGTALRSRCAENGVYGVACNYVGAVTCASVSQFFPGGGMAVDPRGRIFGDWTASTGEPGMMVVDLSAELLRQARAEPEYLYRFRRPELYGSLTSTR
- a CDS encoding acyl-ACP desaturase, giving the protein MSIVASLQDQVEENLALLAPVESAWQPTDFLPDFSAEDWYDQLKAFREGALCVPDDLLVVLVGNMITEEALPNYSISLEQIAKDPTGITDTPWARWLRGWTAEENRHGDLLNAYLRLTGRVDIRSVETTIHHLIRNGFTTGNEGNPYAGLIYASFQERATRLSHGNLARLVDRSGEETLAKICRKIAADETRHEVFYTKIVGEIFKGDPENAMLAYRHMLRRLISMPGARMEDGRDPDLFDHYSNVTQRTGVYTTTEYAGIISHLNKAWNIGSLSLTGKAAKAQDYICNQPQRYENLAPELEARSKSEPAASFSWIRDRKA